Below is a window of Streptomyces sp. WMMB303 DNA.
CATCAACGGCGGGTATCTGTCCTACCCGAGCGGGCACACCGCCTTCGCCACCGCACTGGCCCTGGCCGTGACGCTGCCGGCAGCCGGCCGGCTCGGCCTGGGCAGGACGGCCGGCCCGCTCCTGGTGTTCGCCGCGGCGCTGGCCGGCGGTGCTGCCATGGGCTGGGCACAGGTCGCCCTGGGGGCGCACTACCCGACCGACGCGCTCGGCGGCTGGTGCACCGCGCTGGCGGTGACACCGGCGACCGCCCTGCTGATCGACCGTGCGGCCGGCCGACGGGCCATCCGCACGGACCGGGCCGCTCCGCCGGGGCCGAGGTGACGCTACGTCAAGACGAGCGGCGGAACACAGGCTGCACGGGCCGTCCGCCCAGCCAGGGGGTGGGGTCGGCGACGTCGAGCGCCTTCCGGTACACCGCGCAGGCCCCGGCCACCACTTCGACGGTGCGGTCGATGTCGGCCTCGTCGAGCGCACTGCTCACCACGAACGACGGAGCCAGCACCCCACCCGCGAGCAGGTGGCGCAGGAAGAGGGTGCGGTACTCCTGGGAGGGCTGCCCGTTCTCGTCCAGGGTGGCGAACACCAGGTTGCTGGCCCGGCCTCGGACGACGAGGTGGTCCCCCACACCCGTGCTCACGGCGGCCTCGCGGACACCGGCGGCCAACTGCGCACCGAGGGCGTGCAGCTGTGCGGTGATGCCTTCTTCGACGTAGGTGGTGAGCACGGCCTGCGCGGCGGACAGGGAATGCGTCTCCGCACCGTGCGTGGTGGACAGCAGGAACACGCGGTCGCCGGGGTGCCGCAGCCCGCCCTGCTCCATCAGCTCTCGGCGCCCGGCCAGCGCCGAGACCGCGAACCCGTTGCCCAGCGCCTTGCCGAACGTGGAGAGGTCGGGGACCACGCCGTACAGGCCCTGGGCTCCCGCCTCGGACCAGCGGAAGCCGGTGATCATCTCGTCGAAGACCAGGACGCAGCCGTGCCGGTCGGCCAGCTCGCGCAGACCTGCGAGGTATCCGGGCGGCGGCTCGCTGTGGGAGGCGGGTTCGAGGATCAGGCAGGCGACCTCGTCCCGGTACCGGGTGAGCAACTCCTGGGTGGCGGCCAGGTCGCCGTAGGGGAACGTCAGGGTGAGTTCGGCGGTCGCCGCCGGAACACCGGCGGACATCGGCGTCGTGCCGATGAACCAGTCGTCGACGGAGAAGAACGGGTGGTCGCCGCAGCGGGCCACCCGCGAGCGCCCGGTGGCGGCGCGGGCGAGGCGGACCGCGGCCGTGGTGGCGTCGGAGCCGTTCTTGGCGAACTTCACCATCTCGGCGGTCGGCACCGTGGCCAGGAAGCGCTCCGCCGCTTCGATTTCCACGACGGAGGGCCGGGCGAAGTTGCTTCCGCGGTCGAGTTCCCGCCGCACCGCCTCCAGCACGCGCGGATGAGTATGACCGAGGCTGACCGAGCGCAGGCCGGAGCCGTACTCGATGTAGCGATTGCCGTCCAGGTCCCACACGTGGGCACCGCGACCGTGGCTGATGACCGGGGCCAGGCCGGCGGGGTACTGGTCGTCGCCCTTGGCGTAGGTGTGCGCGCCGCCGGGGATCAGGGCGTGCAGCCGCTCGTTCGCCGCCCGCGACCGGGGGAGGAAGAACCCTTCGGTATCCACGTTCACTTCACCTCCCGAGCTGCTTCAGGACCTCGGCGAGGCTCGGCGCCTCCCGGTCCCGCCGGGACATCGATGTGACCGGCAGCGGCCAGCCGATGGCGAGTTCCGGATCGTCGAAGGCGATCGTCACGTCCTCCGCCGGATCGTGCAGGCGGTCGATCCGGTAGGTGGTGTCGGCGGTGCCGGTCAGTGCCTGGAAGCCGTGCGCGCATCCCGCCGGGATGTAGAGGGTCGTCTGCGTCTCACCCGACAACTCGAAGGAGGCCACGTTGCGGTAGGTCGGCGAGTGCGGCCGCAGGTCCACGACGACGTCGAAGATCTGCCCGTACGAGCACCGCACCAGCTTGGCCTCGCCGTCGCCGGAGCGCAGGTGCAGGCCGCGCAGCACGCCCCGCGCCGAGCGGGACACGCTGTCCTGGACGAAGGCGCCCGGGTCGAGGCCGACCGAGCCGATCACATCGGCGTCGAAGGTGCGGCAGAAGAAGCCGCGTTCGTCGGCGTACGGCGTGGGCTCGAACAGGTATGCGCCGGCGAGCGTCGGGATCTGGGTCGCCTTCATGGAGTCTCCTGCCGGGTGCGGGCGTGCGGGTGGTGGTCGTCCGCCGGGAACAGGGCGGCCGTCAGGGCACCGAACTGGTCCTGCAGTTGCCGGGCTGCGAGCCGGTTGCGTTCGGCGAGGATCCGGCGCAGCGGCGCCGATCGCTGCTCCAGCGCGCGGAACTGCTCCAGCAGCCGGTCGACGTCGATTTCGCGGGCCGGGTGGCAGTATGGGCCCAGCCCCATTCGTGCCATGAGCGCGTCACTCTTGGCCGCATAGCTGAGAGCGAGCGTCGGGGTGCCGGCCTTCAGCGCGCAGACCAGGTTGTGGTACCGGGTCGCCACCACGGTGTCGGCGGCCGCGGCTTCCTCCATCAGGTCGGCCAGCGACGTCGCCTCCGCGGCACTGACCAGCGGCGAGTCCACCGCTTCGAGGATCGTATCGACCACGCGGGCGTCGCACCCGTCGCCGGTGAGCAGCCGGACCGGCCTGCCCTCCTCGACGAGCGTGCGCACGAACCGGGTTGTTCCGTCGAGGTAGCGGCGGTGGATCTCCCCGGCACGGGCGCGGTCGTCGTTGCCGCCGTGGAAGTCCATGACACCGACGCAGACCGGGCCGGGCGGGCCGGAGTCCCGCCCGGCCGGTGGGGCCGGGAGGGCGAACGCGAGGTCCGGGTGGACCGCGTCGCGCGCGGTGTCCACGCCCATCTCCCGCATCGCGTCACGGGACAGCGGATCCCGGTAGGACCGGTAGGCGGCCAGCCGCGCGGAGCGGCGCACCAGAATGCGGGTCGCCCGGTCGCCGATCGCGGCGGCGCCGACACCGACCAGCGCGACCTTGGTGCCGAACAGCCGGCCGGAGGCGCAGAGCAGGAAGAGCGCATAGGGGAAGCCCCACGGCCGCAGCGGCAGCGTGGCCTCAAGAACGCCCATGCCCGGCACGATCACCACGTCGTGCCGGCGTACCCAGGCGGCGGTGCGGACCGCGTCGACGAGCTTGCCCACTCCCTTGCCGGCGATCGAGCCCACCCGGGACGCGGTCCGGTACTCCCCGCGGTACCAGTGCAGCCGCGTCGCGGGAATCCCGTACCGGGCCGCGACGGCCTCCGGCCCGCCGCACAGCGCGTCCACGACCGCCCCCTGATGTTCGGCGCGCAGGTAGCCGAGCACGGCCTCCAGCGATCCGTCGTTGCCCAGGTTGCCGGAGCCGAGCAGCCCGAACAGCCCGACACGTGGGGGAAATGTCATCTCCGTCGTCCCTCGCGGCCCGCGACGAGGTCGTCGACGGAGACGGTGAGACCGGCCGGGTCGACCGGGGCGCGGTCCTCGATCCGCTCGCCGGCGCCCGGCCGTACCCGGTCGGCCAGCCACGCGGCCAGGTGCCGGTAACAGGCGCGTCGGTCGGCCGCGGACAGCGGCGCCCGCCGGATCGCCGAGGCGAAGCCCCCGACGTACTCGGCAAGCAGCCGTGGCGTCGGATGCAGCCGGCCCGCCCGGCGCGGGTCCAGGTTGACGCACCGGGAGCGCTTGGAGGGGTTCGCGCGCTCGGCGCGGGTGGGGTGGTCGCGGCGGAAGTAGAGGAGTTCCGGCACCTGGTGGAAGGGGCCGTGCAGGACGATCTCGGCGACGAACGTCCGGTCCGCGTGGTGATAGCTGTCGTGCGGCTTGACGCGGCGCAGCATGGCGGTGCGCATCACTCCGTAGAAGTCGTCGCCACCGGGTTCGAACAGGAAACTGCGGAAGCGCTCCGGTGCGTGGGGCGAGTCGGTGGCGAGCCCGTACTCGTAGGGGACCTTCACCTGTCCTTCGCCGTCGATGACCGCCTGACCGGAGTGCGCGAGGACCACGTCCGGCCGCGCGTCCAACGCCTCGACACAACGCCGCAGCAGGTCACGGCCATAGAGGTCGTCGTGCGAGGCCCACTTGAACAGCTCGCCGCGGCACTCGGTGAAGACGTGGTTGTGGTTCGGCGCGGCACCGATGTTCCGGCGCAGCCGGAGGTAGCGGATGCGTGAGTCCTGCGCGGCGTACTTGCGGCAGATGTGCTCGGTCCCGTCGGTCGAGGCATTGTCGGAGACGACCAGTTCGAAGTCCTCAAAGGTCTGGCCGAGCAGCGCGTCGAGCGCTTCGGCGAGGTATTCCTCGCCGTTGTACACGGGCAGGCCGATACTCAGTCGGGGATGCGCGGTCATGGCGTCCTCACTTCGCGGATGGAGTGGTGGTGGCGCTCGCGCAGGGCGGACCGCAGCTGCAGCCACCACACAGCCGAGCCCAGGCAGGTCGCCGCTGCCACGCCCCAGGCGGAGCCGACCGTGCCGGCCGCTGCGGCCCCGCCGAGGCCGCAGCCGACATAGCAGGCGGAGGCGAGCAGTTGGCTGCGCAGGCTGCGCCGGGCCGCGGCGAGCGCGCGCAGCCCGGCGGCCGCGCCGGTGCCGAGGCCGGCGCCCGCGACGCCGAGAGTGGCGGGCACGATGAGTTCCGCCGCGGCATGCCAGACGTCGCCGAGCACGAGTGCCCCGGCCCGGTCCGGCAGCAGCAGCAGCGCCCCGCCCCACAGCAGCGCGGCGGCGGCCTGCCCGCCGCCCAGCAGAAGGCAGAACGGGCCGAGCCGGTGCGGGGCCCGCCGCAGCACCCGTGCCGCCTCCGCGACGGTGACCAGCGAGAGTCCCATCAGCACGGCGAGGAACGGGCCGAGCAGGAGCTCGGCGCCGCGGATCACCCCCACGGCGCCGACCCCGGCGATCGCGCCGAGCCCGTACGCCCGCAACTGGCTCGCGCCGCTGACGCAGGTGTTCTCGACCAGGTACCGGTAGCCGAGGTCGCGGTGCTCGCGCAGCCACGGGCGCGCTCCGGTGGGCCGGGGCAGGATGCCGGACTGGAGGCAACCGTAGGCCGCGGCGACCGCGGCGGACGCGCCCCAGGCGGCCACGAAGGCGGCGACACTGCCCACTCGGGCCGCGCAGAGCATGGCCGGGACGAGCGCGATGCCCCACACCAGGTCGTTGACGAACGCCTTGCGGCCGATGCCCGCGGCGAAGAACGAGTACCGCCAGGCGTCCTGCAGCAGCAGCCCCGGCAGCAGCACGCCGAGGCAGGAGAACGCGGACCCCACCTGCCCGCCGAGCGCCGGTCCGAGTGCCAGGCACGCCGCGCCGACGGCGGCACCGACGCCGAGCGCGGTACCCGACGCGCGGGCCACGGAGCCGCGCCAGGCCGCGTCCGGCACACCGCTGAAGCGCACCACGAGCGGGTCGGTGGCCATCCCGCGGGAGACGCTGAGCACCACTCCGTAGGTCACCCAGGCCAGGCTGAACGCGCCGAACGCGGCCAGCCCCAGTGAGCGCGCCACGTAGACGCCCACCGCGAAGTTGGCCATGCTGGAGGCCGCCTGGTCGGCCAGCCCCCAGGAGAGCCGGCCGACCACGGCCCGCCGGGCGGCCGGCTCGGAGCGCCCGGCCGGGGCCGCCGACGGCGCTGTCCGCTCTCCCTCGGTGCTCATCGGCGTCATGCTGTGATCAGCCCTGCGTCGCGCAGTGCGTCGGCCGCGGCGGCGAGGGTGTCGAACGGCAGCCCGGACCGCTCGGTGATGTCCAGCAGGTCGTGCTCGCCGTCGGAGAGGCTGAGCACCCAGAGCATGGCGAGCTGGGCCTGCTTGGCGTCGCTGCGGCCGCCGAGCGAGTCGTACAGCCCCCGGCGGCCCAGTTGGGGTTCGCCGTAGGGGCTGAGGTTGACGTAGCGCCGGTTGCGGTCCAGCACGCCGCATGCCTCGCGGCAGACGGCGAGCGTGTCGGCCATCGCCTCCGGGGTGACGAAGTCCAGGTTGTCCGCCGAGGTGTGGTACTCGGGATACCCGGCGTACGGGGTCCGGCAGAGCGAGCCCACGCCGAGGTCGAATCCGGGTGAACAGAACTGCCGCTCGTCGTAGCCGTAGGGGGTGAACTCCACGATCCGGTGGGGGCGCTCGGAGGTGCGCAGCACGTGCCGCAGCACCCGGTCGATCTCCGCGTCCCCGCGCCTGCTCTGCTTGTACGTCAGTCCGCCCCGGTCGCCCGCGCAGGCCAGCACCAGCCCGTGCTCGACCCGTCCCCCGGCTCCCGGCTCGGCTCGGGCGGCGGGCTCCCCCGTCACCCGGCCGGGGTTGCGGGCCAGCCAGGTGAGCGCACCGATGGTGCCGGGCGCGAACAGGAACCGGTAGGTGTACCACGGCGTGCGCTCCGCCAGTGCGCGGGCCAGGAACGTCGCCACCGCGATGCCGGCCAGGTTGTCGTTGGCCAGCGACGGGTGGCAGGCGTGACAGGAGACGAGCACCTCGTCGGCGACCTGCCCCGGGACGACGTGCTCGGCGTAGGTGAGGTGGCCGTCGGTGAGTGCGGAGTCGATGCGCACCTCGTACATGCCGTCCGGCAGGGCGTCCAAGGTGTCCTGGGCCAGGCAGAACCCCCATTCGGGCGCGTAGTAGCTGGTGCGGTAGGGCACCCAGGACGGGTGGTCGGGCAGCGTGTGCAGGTGTGCGCGCAGTTCGGCCAGCGGCATGGTCGCCGACACCGGCACGCTGTAGCCGAGCACGTGCAGGCTGGAGTCGGCGAAGTCGACGACCCGGCGGCCCGTGCTGTCGGCGATGTACGCCTCCCGGATGTTCCACTCCTGCGGCACCGTCCAGTCCAGGACCCGGGTCCCGGTCGGCACCTCGTGCACCTGCAGCGGGAGGTACTCGCCGACGATCTCCAGGGTGGCGCGCACGCCGTCGCCCGTGATGCTCCGGCAGAGCGGGTACAGCCGCTCCACCAGGGCGTACATCGCCTCGCCGGCGGTCATCGGCGCCTCCGGAGGGTCTCGTCGACGACTCCGGCCTCGGACGCGGCACGCAGCACGGCCAGCCGGGTGAAGCGGTTCTCGAAGTCCTGACGGGTCAGCCCGTGCTCCCGGTAGGCGTCGGCGAGTTCGAGCGCGCCCCGCTGCACCGTCCAGGCGCAGTCGAAGCCGGGCACCGCGGCGCGGAAGCGCGAGAAGTCCACCCGGTAGGACCGCGGGTCGGCGCCCGTCTCTCCGGTGATCACCACGCGCGAGCCGGGCACCGCGGCGGCGACCTCCTCGGCGATCTCGGCGACCGTGACGTTGTTGGTCTCGCTGCCGATGTTGAAGGCCCGGTCGTGCATCGCCTCCCGCGGCGCGGTCAGTGCCGCCGCGAAGGCCCGGGCGATGTCGGCGGCGTGCACGAGCGGGCGCCAGGGCGTGCCGTCGGAGAGCACCAGTACCTCGCCGGACAGCAGCGCGTGGCCCACCAGGTTGTTGAGCACGATGTCGGCGCGCAGCCGGGGCGAGTAGCCGAAGGCGGTGGCGTTGCGCATGTACACCGGGCTGAAGTCGTCGTCGGCCAGCGCGTGCAGGTCGTCCTCCACCCGCACCTTGGACTCGGCGTAGGGGGTCACCGGGCGCAGCGGGGCGTCCTCGGCCACCAGTTCGCCGCCGCCGGCGGCGCCGTAGACCGAGCAGGTCGACGCGTACAGGAAGCGCCGCACCCCGGCCTCGCGGGCCAGCCGGGCCAGCCGCACCGCAGCACAGTGGTTGATGTCGTAGGTCAGCTCCGGCGCCAGCGCGCCCAGCGGATCGTTGGACAGCGCGGCCAGATGGATCACCGCATCGACCCCGGCCACGTGTTCGGCCGTGACATCGCGCAGGTCGACCTCTCCCCCGGCCCCCGGCGGATCGGCGGGCGGTGGGCCCAGCACGCAGTCGGCGAACAGGGCGGCGTCGAGACCGACGACCTCGTGCCCGGCGTCGGCGAGGACCGGGGCCATCACGGTGCCCAGGTAGCCCTGGTGTCCGGTCAGCAGCACACGCAAGGTTCAGTCCCCCAGGTCGAGAGTGAGTTTGGTGACGGCGAACGCCTCGGCGTAGCGCGCGTGGCATTCGATTCCGCGGATCCGCGCGAGGCCCAGGAAGGCTTCGCGGTCGTACCAGGGCCGGCGCCGCTGCGAGGGGTAGTGCTCCTGCAGCAGCCGCACCTTGTCTTCGGCGTGTTCCTGCGACAGCGGCTGGTAGGCGGCCGGGCGGCCGAGGTCGCCGTCCCACTTGACGATCTCGTAGCCGAGCACGAGGTGATCGCGGAACGCGGTGGTCATCAGCTTCGCCAGGCATCGGTGGTCCTGGTGCGCGTCGTCGGTCCGCGGAGCCAGCACGAGGTCCGGGTCGGTCTCCGCGCGCAGTTCCTCGACCGCTGCCTTGGCCTCCTCCCATCGCGACGGCAGCCGGCCGTCCGGCAGCTCGAGCACGGTCAGCCGCAGCTCGGCGTCCGGGCAGAAGGCGGCGAGCGCGGCCCGTTCCTCCTGCTCCCGCTCGCCGCCTCCGCCGGAGAGCACCAGCGCGTCGACGCGGATGCCCGGCCTCGCCCGGCACATCGCCAGCAGCGTGCCGCCGGCGCCGATGGCGATGTCGTCGCAATGCGCGCCGACCGCGGCGATCCGCTCCAGGCGCCGGGCACCGAGCCGGATCACGCTCCGGCTCCGACGCCGAGCCTGCTGCCGGACGGGTACGCTTCCGCTCCCGCTCCGTCCCGTTCCCACACGGCCCACGGGCGGTCGCCCCGGGCGTAGGCGGTGTCGAGTGCGGCCCGCTCCTTGACGGTGTCGGTCGGTTTCCAGAACCCGCGGTGCTGGTGCGCCACCAGCCGGCCGTGCTTGGCCAGTCCGGCGCATCCGTCGGCGACCAGGTCGCCGTTCTCGGGTATGTGGTCGAAGACCTCCTGACGGAGCACGAAGTAGCCGCCGTTCTCCCACAGCGGCAGTTCGCTCACCGCGGTGATGCCCCCGACCAGCCCGTCCTCGCCCAGTTCGACGCAGTGGAACGAGGACTGCGGGGGCACCACCATCATCGACGCGCCGGCGTCGCGCCGCGTGAACCGCTCGATCATCTGCGGGAGCGGAGCGTCGGTGAGCACGTCGGCGTAGTTGGCCAGGAACATCTCGTCGCCGTCCAGGTGCTCGCGCACCCGGCGCAGCCGCTCCCCGATCGGAGAGGCGATGCCGGTCTGCGCGAACGTGATGGTCCAGTCGGCGATGTCGGTGGACAGCAGTTCGGTCCGACCGTTGCGCAGTACGAAGTCGTTGGAGGCGGTCTCCTCGTAGGTGAGGAAGAAGTTCTTGATGTGGTGGGCCCCGTATCCGAGGCACAGGATGAACTCCGTGTGCCCGTAGTGCGCGTAGTAGCGCATGACGTGCCAGATCAGCGGCCGCGGGCCGACCATCGCCATCGGCTTGGGGATGTCGTCGGAGGCTCCGCTGCGCATCCGCAGCCCGTAGCCGCCGCAGAACAGTACGACCTTCATGATGTGACCTCGACGATGCTCAGTTCCGGGATGGGAAAGACCAGTCGGCCGCCCCAGGCGTGCACGTAGGACAGCTGCTCGATCAGTTCGGTGCGCAGGTTCCAGGGGAGGATCAGCACGTAGTCCGGCCGGTCGGTGCCGATCTGCTCGGGCGGCAGGATCGGGATCCGGGTGCCCGGGGTGAACCTGCCGTGCTTGTAGGGGTTGCGGTCGACGGTGTACGGGAGCAGGTCCGGCCGGATGCCGCAGTGGTTCAGCAGGGTGTTGCCCTTGCCGGGGGCGCCGTAGCCGACGACCGTCTCACCGCGCTCGGCCGCCTCGATCAGGAACCGCAGGAGGTCCCTGCGCACCTTCGCCACCCGCGCGGAGAACTCGGTGTAGCCGCTCAGCTCGTGCAGCCCGGCGGCCTTCTCCCGGTCCAGCAGCTCGGCCACCCGTGGAGTCGGCTCCCCGGCTGCGCCGGTCGGCCGGGCCCACAGTCGGATGGAGCCGCCGTGTGTGGGCAGCAGTTCGACGTCCACGAGCGCCAGCCCGCCGGTGGCCAGCGCCCGGGCCGCGGAAGCGACCGTGTAGTACTGGAAGTGCTCGTGGTAGATCGTGTCGTACTGGTTCTGCTCGATCAGGGTCAGCAGGTGCTGCACCTCGATCGAGACCCAGCCGTCGTCCGCGACCAGCGCGCGCAGCCCCCGGGTGAACCCGACCACGTCGGGGATGTGCGCGTACACATTGTTCGCCACGACCAGGTCCGCCGCTCCGTGCTCGGCGCGGACGGCCGAACCGGTGGCCGGGTCGAGGAACTCCGTGCGGGTCGGAACGCCCGCGTCCCGCGCCGCGACGCCGACGTTGACCGACGGCTCGATGCCCAGGCAGCGGATTCCCCGGTCCACCAGGTGCCGCAGCAGGTACCCGTCGTTGCTCGCGACCTCGACCACGAAGGCGTCTCTCTCCGCGGAGTCGAGGGCGAGCCTGCGCACGGCGTCGGCGACGAACGTGCGCGCGTGCTCCACCCAGGACGTCGAGAAGGAGGAGAAGTAGGCGTACTGGGTGAACGTGTCCTCCGGAGTGATCA
It encodes the following:
- a CDS encoding glutamate-1-semialdehyde 2,1-aminomutase, with protein sequence MDTEGFFLPRSRAANERLHALIPGGAHTYAKGDDQYPAGLAPVISHGRGAHVWDLDGNRYIEYGSGLRSVSLGHTHPRVLEAVRRELDRGSNFARPSVVEIEAAERFLATVPTAEMVKFAKNGSDATTAAVRLARAATGRSRVARCGDHPFFSVDDWFIGTTPMSAGVPAATAELTLTFPYGDLAATQELLTRYRDEVACLILEPASHSEPPPGYLAGLRELADRHGCVLVFDEMITGFRWSEAGAQGLYGVVPDLSTFGKALGNGFAVSALAGRRELMEQGGLRHPGDRVFLLSTTHGAETHSLSAAQAVLTTYVEEGITAQLHALGAQLAAGVREAAVSTGVGDHLVVRGRASNLVFATLDENGQPSQEYRTLFLRHLLAGGVLAPSFVVSSALDEADIDRTVEVVAGACAVYRKALDVADPTPWLGGRPVQPVFRRSS
- the rfbC gene encoding dTDP-4-dehydrorhamnose 3,5-epimerase; protein product: MKATQIPTLAGAYLFEPTPYADERGFFCRTFDADVIGSVGLDPGAFVQDSVSRSARGVLRGLHLRSGDGEAKLVRCSYGQIFDVVVDLRPHSPTYRNVASFELSGETQTTLYIPAGCAHGFQALTGTADTTYRIDRLHDPAEDVTIAFDDPELAIGWPLPVTSMSRRDREAPSLAEVLKQLGR
- a CDS encoding polysaccharide pyruvyl transferase family protein, whose translation is MTFPPRVGLFGLLGSGNLGNDGSLEAVLGYLRAEHQGAVVDALCGGPEAVAARYGIPATRLHWYRGEYRTASRVGSIAGKGVGKLVDAVRTAAWVRRHDVVIVPGMGVLEATLPLRPWGFPYALFLLCASGRLFGTKVALVGVGAAAIGDRATRILVRRSARLAAYRSYRDPLSRDAMREMGVDTARDAVHPDLAFALPAPPAGRDSGPPGPVCVGVMDFHGGNDDRARAGEIHRRYLDGTTRFVRTLVEEGRPVRLLTGDGCDARVVDTILEAVDSPLVSAAEATSLADLMEEAAAADTVVATRYHNLVCALKAGTPTLALSYAAKSDALMARMGLGPYCHPAREIDVDRLLEQFRALEQRSAPLRRILAERNRLAARQLQDQFGALTAALFPADDHHPHARTRQETP
- a CDS encoding glycosyltransferase family 2 protein; protein product: MTAHPRLSIGLPVYNGEEYLAEALDALLGQTFEDFELVVSDNASTDGTEHICRKYAAQDSRIRYLRLRRNIGAAPNHNHVFTECRGELFKWASHDDLYGRDLLRRCVEALDARPDVVLAHSGQAVIDGEGQVKVPYEYGLATDSPHAPERFRSFLFEPGGDDFYGVMRTAMLRRVKPHDSYHHADRTFVAEIVLHGPFHQVPELLYFRRDHPTRAERANPSKRSRCVNLDPRRAGRLHPTPRLLAEYVGGFASAIRRAPLSAADRRACYRHLAAWLADRVRPGAGERIEDRAPVDPAGLTVSVDDLVAGREGRRR
- a CDS encoding DUF4910 domain-containing protein, with translation MTAGEAMYALVERLYPLCRSITGDGVRATLEIVGEYLPLQVHEVPTGTRVLDWTVPQEWNIREAYIADSTGRRVVDFADSSLHVLGYSVPVSATMPLAELRAHLHTLPDHPSWVPYRTSYYAPEWGFCLAQDTLDALPDGMYEVRIDSALTDGHLTYAEHVVPGQVADEVLVSCHACHPSLANDNLAGIAVATFLARALAERTPWYTYRFLFAPGTIGALTWLARNPGRVTGEPAARAEPGAGGRVEHGLVLACAGDRGGLTYKQSRRGDAEIDRVLRHVLRTSERPHRIVEFTPYGYDERQFCSPGFDLGVGSLCRTPYAGYPEYHTSADNLDFVTPEAMADTLAVCREACGVLDRNRRYVNLSPYGEPQLGRRGLYDSLGGRSDAKQAQLAMLWVLSLSDGEHDLLDITERSGLPFDTLAAAADALRDAGLITA
- a CDS encoding SDR family oxidoreductase, with translation MRVLLTGHQGYLGTVMAPVLADAGHEVVGLDAALFADCVLGPPPADPPGAGGEVDLRDVTAEHVAGVDAVIHLAALSNDPLGALAPELTYDINHCAAVRLARLAREAGVRRFLYASTCSVYGAAGGGELVAEDAPLRPVTPYAESKVRVEDDLHALADDDFSPVYMRNATAFGYSPRLRADIVLNNLVGHALLSGEVLVLSDGTPWRPLVHAADIARAFAAALTAPREAMHDRAFNIGSETNNVTVAEIAEEVAAAVPGSRVVITGETGADPRSYRVDFSRFRAAVPGFDCAWTVQRGALELADAYREHGLTRQDFENRFTRLAVLRAASEAGVVDETLRRRR
- a CDS encoding PIG-L family deacetylase, which translates into the protein MIRLGARRLERIAAVGAHCDDIAIGAGGTLLAMCRARPGIRVDALVLSGGGGEREQEERAALAAFCPDAELRLTVLELPDGRLPSRWEEAKAAVEELRAETDPDLVLAPRTDDAHQDHRCLAKLMTTAFRDHLVLGYEIVKWDGDLGRPAAYQPLSQEHAEDKVRLLQEHYPSQRRRPWYDREAFLGLARIRGIECHARYAEAFAVTKLTLDLGD
- a CDS encoding glucose-1-phosphate cytidylyltransferase, whose amino-acid sequence is MKVVLFCGGYGLRMRSGASDDIPKPMAMVGPRPLIWHVMRYYAHYGHTEFILCLGYGAHHIKNFFLTYEETASNDFVLRNGRTELLSTDIADWTITFAQTGIASPIGERLRRVREHLDGDEMFLANYADVLTDAPLPQMIERFTRRDAGASMMVVPPQSSFHCVELGEDGLVGGITAVSELPLWENGGYFVLRQEVFDHIPENGDLVADGCAGLAKHGRLVAHQHRGFWKPTDTVKERAALDTAYARGDRPWAVWERDGAGAEAYPSGSRLGVGAGA
- a CDS encoding class I SAM-dependent methyltransferase, whose amino-acid sequence is MTRCRLCGSEALTSVVDLGATPPCESFLAADQLDQPEPTYPLHLRVCTDCRLAQIPPLITPEDTFTQYAYFSSFSTSWVEHARTFVADAVRRLALDSAERDAFVVEVASNDGYLLRHLVDRGIRCLGIEPSVNVGVAARDAGVPTRTEFLDPATGSAVRAEHGAADLVVANNVYAHIPDVVGFTRGLRALVADDGWVSIEVQHLLTLIEQNQYDTIYHEHFQYYTVASAARALATGGLALVDVELLPTHGGSIRLWARPTGAAGEPTPRVAELLDREKAAGLHELSGYTEFSARVAKVRRDLLRFLIEAAERGETVVGYGAPGKGNTLLNHCGIRPDLLPYTVDRNPYKHGRFTPGTRIPILPPEQIGTDRPDYVLILPWNLRTELIEQLSYVHAWGGRLVFPIPELSIVEVTS